In Candidatus Limnocylindrales bacterium, a single window of DNA contains:
- a CDS encoding 4Fe-4S dicluster domain-containing protein — translation MARWGMVIDLDRCTACQACTVACVAENNQPVAGPEESQKGRNIFWNQVLAIVEGEYPLVKARFLPRPCMHCDEPPCVQVCPVGATYKRDDGLVAQNNDLCIGCRYCLVACPYGVRYFNWKQPEYPTTENLNPDVPLRPKGVVEKCTFCVHRIEAAKVKAQAEGRELRDGDVKTACQQTCTGGAIYFGDLEDPNSQVAKLAKEQRAFRLLEELGTKPRVIYLGEG, via the coding sequence ATGGCTAGATGGGGAATGGTGATCGATCTGGATAGGTGTACTGCTTGTCAGGCCTGTACTGTAGCCTGTGTGGCAGAAAATAATCAACCGGTGGCTGGCCCGGAAGAAAGCCAGAAGGGAAGAAATATCTTCTGGAACCAGGTATTGGCCATCGTGGAGGGGGAATATCCTCTTGTAAAAGCCCGTTTCCTCCCACGTCCCTGCATGCATTGTGATGAACCCCCCTGTGTGCAGGTCTGCCCGGTGGGAGCTACCTATAAACGGGACGATGGGCTTGTGGCACAGAATAACGACCTTTGTATTGGCTGCCGCTATTGCCTGGTAGCCTGTCCTTATGGAGTACGCTACTTTAATTGGAAGCAACCAGAGTATCCCACTACAGAAAATCTTAATCCCGATGTGCCCCTCCGGCCTAAAGGAGTAGTGGAGAAATGTACCTTCTGTGTCCACCGTATAGAGGCTGCTAAAGTTAAAGCCCAGGCGGAGGGGAGAGAACTGCGGGATGGGGATGTGAAAACGGCCTGTCAACAAACGTGTACCGGTGGTGCCATCTACTTTGGCGATCTAGAGGATCCAAACAGCCAGGTGGCCAAACTGGCTAAAGAACAAAGAGCTTTTAGACTCTTGGAAGAGTTAGGGACAAAACCAAGGGTGATCTATCTGGGGGAGGGATAA
- the nrfD gene encoding NrfD/PsrC family molybdoenzyme membrane anchor subunit → MNRLEEKYLQPLMHTGSKYYLTVVVLGLIIAWALYAYSYQLIYGLGVTGMNTPTYWGFYIVNFIFFIGLSAGGVIVASLVHAFNIQKFKSVARIAELLAIGCLVLATIFITLDLGRPDRIWHLLAYGRLGSPLIWDVIVITTYLLVGLAYGYFGTRADLVKCMEAIPQKRGLYRFLALGYTDTSEKALQRDRKILRGLAIIALPLAVALHSVTAWIMGLLKARPGWHSALLGPLFVVSATVSGLALVSLAVVLGRKLLKLAIKDEVVKALGSLLFFTIPILGYFLFAELLTVTFAREPAALGIFQEMVYGHFAFVFWFNLILGLLVPFVILAFPQTRTDFGVGVASLLVVLGVLAERWNITIPSQLHADHFLPYPHGVYNLTWVEYSLVAGVYALGVLFFAICAKLFPLVEIEEEGASPEEGVPSLAEVKKS, encoded by the coding sequence ATGAATCGTTTAGAAGAAAAATATCTCCAACCGTTGATGCATACAGGGTCAAAGTATTATCTCACTGTGGTCGTCCTTGGACTTATTATTGCCTGGGCCCTATATGCCTATTCCTATCAGCTTATCTATGGATTAGGCGTCACAGGGATGAATACACCAACCTACTGGGGGTTTTACATCGTCAACTTTATCTTCTTTATCGGCTTGAGTGCCGGTGGTGTCATTGTAGCCTCTCTGGTACACGCCTTTAATATTCAGAAATTCAAATCAGTGGCCCGGATTGCAGAGCTTTTAGCCATTGGCTGCCTGGTCTTGGCCACCATTTTTATTACCCTTGATCTTGGGCGACCGGATCGGATTTGGCATCTCTTGGCCTATGGGCGGCTGGGTTCCCCTCTGATCTGGGATGTTATCGTCATCACAACCTATCTGTTGGTGGGTCTCGCTTATGGCTATTTCGGAACCCGTGCAGATCTGGTGAAATGTATGGAAGCGATCCCCCAGAAGCGGGGGCTCTATAGGTTCCTCGCCCTGGGATATACCGATACTTCTGAGAAAGCGTTACAAAGGGATCGTAAGATTTTAAGAGGTCTGGCCATTATCGCTCTTCCTCTGGCAGTGGCACTTCACTCTGTTACTGCCTGGATTATGGGGCTTCTTAAAGCACGTCCCGGCTGGCACAGCGCTCTCCTTGGACCTCTGTTTGTGGTCTCGGCCACCGTTTCGGGTCTGGCCCTTGTAAGTTTGGCTGTCGTGCTGGGGAGAAAGCTCTTGAAGTTAGCGATCAAGGATGAGGTAGTGAAGGCACTCGGAAGTCTCCTTTTCTTTACGATTCCTATCCTAGGCTATTTTCTCTTTGCTGAATTGTTGACCGTCACTTTTGCCAGAGAACCAGCAGCACTTGGCATTTTCCAGGAGATGGTTTATGGACATTTCGCCTTCGTCTTCTGGTTCAACCTGATCCTGGGATTACTGGTACCCTTTGTTATTCTGGCCTTTCCACAAACTCGTACCGATTTCGGTGTGGGGGTTGCCTCTCTTCTTGTGGTGCTGGGAGTGCTGGCCGAGCGCTGGAACATCACAATTCCTTCCCAGTTGCATGCCGATCACTTCCTCCCTTATCCCCACGGCGTTTATAACCTCACCTGGGTAGAGTACTCCCTGGTCGCAGGAGTTTATGCTTTGGGAGTTCTCTTCTTCGCCATCTGTGCCAAGCTTTTCCCTTTGGTTGAAATAGAAGAAGAAGGCGCTTCCCCTGAAGAGGGAGTTCCTTCTCTTGCGGAGGTGAAGAAATCATGA